In Bifidobacterium actinocoloniiforme DSM 22766, a genomic segment contains:
- a CDS encoding LCP family protein, translating to MSEREQRQSSAQEPPSFLPAGSSQQFRRQHVQARQPQQTKQASQAREPRRSGGTARSGAAPATPRTSQSIGRGKSSLPVAYSSDGPRAANPTPPRSARRSSGSSRMAGGANASMPRPLTSVAPATRPAAFTATAGKPGRHRVRKTIAILLVLILGLTAAGCGYTWMWVDRQLQHKNMLTQMASGPATSWLILGSDERDGTQGTGSSDDTPGFRTDTILVLTKPKHGPASLISIPRDSLVKAGDEDMKINAVANLQGYPALTGQVEVITGHKIDHAALIRFGGLEGVVNAIGGVNLCYDQSVNDPYSGLNWTAGCHDVDGGTALAFSRMRYADSKGDFGRAERQRKVIGAIAQKAASPKTLSNPSTDSKLAKAALGAVIVDENANPLTLARMLLAFRDASGADGINGSVYWTDPDYYPGGLGSTVLLDDKRNLDLFDRLNKGTHQPGTVGGM from the coding sequence ATGAGCGAGAGAGAACAACGTCAATCGTCGGCACAGGAACCCCCCTCCTTCCTTCCCGCCGGTAGCTCCCAGCAATTTCGCCGCCAGCACGTGCAAGCCAGACAACCCCAGCAGACCAAGCAAGCCAGCCAGGCGCGCGAACCCCGTCGGAGCGGGGGCACAGCTCGTTCGGGCGCCGCTCCAGCCACCCCCAGGACCAGTCAGAGCATTGGGCGCGGGAAGTCCTCCCTGCCCGTAGCCTATTCCAGCGACGGGCCTCGTGCGGCCAATCCGACCCCCCCTCGCTCGGCAAGGCGCTCATCTGGCTCCTCCCGCATGGCCGGCGGAGCCAACGCATCCATGCCCCGCCCGCTGACTTCAGTCGCTCCAGCCACGAGACCTGCGGCGTTCACCGCAACAGCGGGCAAGCCCGGCCGTCATCGCGTGCGCAAGACCATAGCCATCCTTCTGGTCCTGATCCTGGGGCTCACGGCTGCTGGCTGCGGCTACACCTGGATGTGGGTGGACCGGCAGCTCCAGCATAAAAACATGCTCACACAGATGGCTTCGGGGCCGGCCACATCCTGGCTCATCCTTGGCTCGGACGAGCGCGACGGCACTCAAGGCACTGGCAGCTCAGACGATACTCCGGGATTCCGCACCGACACGATTCTGGTGCTGACCAAGCCGAAGCACGGTCCCGCTTCACTGATCTCAATCCCCCGTGACTCGTTGGTGAAGGCGGGAGACGAGGATATGAAAATCAACGCTGTCGCTAACCTGCAGGGCTACCCAGCACTGACCGGGCAGGTCGAAGTCATCACCGGCCACAAAATCGACCATGCCGCTCTGATTCGCTTCGGAGGCTTGGAAGGCGTCGTCAACGCCATTGGCGGCGTCAACCTGTGCTATGACCAGAGCGTCAACGATCCGTATTCCGGGCTCAATTGGACCGCGGGATGCCACGACGTTGACGGCGGGACCGCTTTGGCCTTCTCCCGCATGCGCTACGCGGATTCCAAGGGAGATTTCGGCCGGGCCGAGCGTCAACGGAAGGTGATTGGCGCCATCGCCCAGAAAGCGGCTTCGCCGAAGACCCTGAGCAATCCCTCCACCGACTCCAAGCTAGCCAAGGCGGCCCTAGGCGCTGTCATCGTGGATGAGAACGCTAACCCCCTGACCTTGGCGCGCATGCTCCTGGCCTTCCGTGACGCATCCGGGGCCGATGGGATCAACGGCTCGGTCTATTGGACAGACCCTGACTACTATCCAGGCGGTCTTGGCTCCACCGTGCTGCTGGATGACAAACGCAACCTGGACCTCTTCGACCGTCTCAACAAAGGCACCCACCAACCCGGCACCGTTGGCGGCATGTAA
- a CDS encoding FtsK/SpoIIIE domain-containing protein: protein MSGFPHTRRPRANDGPDKCQAAISKLRLAGQVAPILAQVALVALMGAQGRWMYAALFAPSLLASLAAGLSTYLGERQERQSPRSAHRTVSSNEPWSAGITNDLNPCFETLSPPRLERILPGHEARDSGGALWQGVVRRWLLAGERTDLTESLCEAVIGVCPDGDFRLNLPKQGPHALVAGTTGSGKSVFLQAWCLSLACALPPNQLNFVFLDFKGGSAFNQLSRLPHTAGSVSDLDLDHAVRAIEGIERELKRREHLIAAEGGTGASDLRQPPPRLVVVIDEFQALRQQLPNYMDHLVQLASLGRSLGMNLIACTQNPMGQVSAHMKSNMNLNISLRVREPLQSKELLGADCAARISPNLPGAGFWSDGDRLEPFRCSPCADVGLVVDHVRLAAAFAGLNPAKALFTTPLPQQLPAHARGKYGPRVRDRCPLLPIGLTDDGVMTSPCLLPIEGNIAVIGGAGRGKTTCLKTILSQLEALAGHDLGRGPLQLTWTQPRSQGFVSRRIRANPSAPESWASPCQVPGSGPVMRANGQQRQADRCQPPRAPHALWLIDGADKLMDPLNQEPLARRLQAALEDSRVDVLLSLESPRPLRKPELFPVRILFPSGDRGTDLMAGIPTSLLARLGSKASATPGRAVLVGRGQARALQCMPCGKSPPKP from the coding sequence ATGAGCGGATTCCCCCACACGCGGCGCCCACGCGCGAACGACGGCCCAGATAAATGCCAAGCCGCGATTTCCAAACTGCGTTTGGCTGGCCAAGTGGCGCCAATCCTGGCCCAGGTGGCACTCGTCGCGCTGATGGGAGCCCAGGGGCGCTGGATGTACGCGGCCCTTTTCGCCCCCAGCCTCCTAGCCAGCCTGGCGGCGGGCTTATCCACCTACTTGGGTGAACGACAGGAGCGTCAATCCCCTCGGTCGGCCCACAGGACGGTCTCTTCCAATGAACCTTGGTCAGCGGGAATCACAAACGACCTCAATCCCTGCTTCGAAACCCTCTCCCCTCCCCGCTTGGAGCGCATCCTGCCAGGACATGAGGCGCGGGACTCTGGCGGAGCCCTCTGGCAGGGGGTCGTCCGCCGCTGGCTCCTCGCAGGGGAACGCACGGACCTGACCGAGTCGCTCTGCGAGGCGGTCATCGGCGTCTGCCCCGACGGCGACTTCCGCCTGAATCTGCCCAAGCAGGGCCCGCACGCCCTTGTGGCCGGTACGACCGGATCAGGCAAGTCCGTCTTCCTACAGGCCTGGTGCCTGTCCTTAGCCTGCGCCCTGCCGCCCAACCAACTCAATTTCGTCTTCTTGGATTTCAAAGGTGGCTCCGCCTTCAACCAGCTGAGCCGACTACCCCACACAGCGGGTTCGGTCTCCGACCTGGACCTGGACCACGCGGTCCGGGCCATCGAGGGCATCGAACGCGAACTCAAGCGCCGCGAGCACCTGATTGCAGCCGAAGGGGGCACTGGAGCCAGCGACCTACGCCAACCGCCACCCCGCCTGGTTGTGGTCATCGACGAGTTCCAGGCCTTGCGCCAGCAGCTGCCGAATTATATGGACCACCTGGTCCAGCTGGCCTCCCTGGGGCGCTCCCTGGGCATGAACCTGATCGCCTGCACGCAAAACCCGATGGGCCAGGTGAGCGCCCATATGAAGTCGAACATGAACCTGAACATCAGCCTGCGGGTGCGTGAACCCCTTCAATCCAAGGAGCTGCTTGGGGCGGATTGCGCGGCGAGAATCAGCCCCAACCTGCCGGGGGCCGGTTTCTGGAGCGATGGCGATCGGTTGGAACCCTTCCGCTGCTCGCCGTGCGCGGATGTGGGCCTGGTGGTTGATCATGTGCGCTTGGCCGCCGCTTTCGCTGGCCTTAACCCAGCGAAAGCCCTTTTCACCACCCCCCTGCCTCAGCAGCTGCCGGCGCACGCAAGGGGCAAGTATGGCCCGCGTGTCAGGGACCGCTGCCCACTCCTGCCGATTGGCTTGACCGACGATGGGGTGATGACCTCTCCCTGTCTGCTCCCGATCGAGGGGAACATTGCCGTTATCGGTGGGGCAGGCCGGGGGAAGACCACCTGCTTGAAAACCATCCTCTCCCAACTTGAAGCCCTGGCTGGCCACGACCTGGGACGGGGGCCCCTTCAACTGACCTGGACCCAGCCGAGGTCTCAGGGCTTCGTCAGCCGACGAATCAGAGCGAACCCATCCGCTCCAGAATCGTGGGCAAGTCCCTGCCAGGTGCCCGGGTCGGGGCCAGTCATGCGCGCAAATGGGCAACAACGACAGGCAGACAGGTGCCAGCCCCCACGCGCACCGCACGCCCTCTGGCTGATTGACGGAGCCGACAAACTCATGGACCCCTTGAACCAGGAGCCCCTGGCCCGCCGCCTGCAAGCAGCGCTGGAGGACTCTCGCGTTGACGTGTTGCTGAGCCTGGAGTCGCCCCGCCCCCTGCGCAAGCCCGAGCTTTTCCCGGTGCGTATCCTTTTCCCCAGCGGCGACCGTGGAACGGATCTGATGGCAGGCATCCCAACCTCCCTCCTGGCGCGTCTGGGCTCCAAGGCGTCCGCCACACCGGGCCGAGCGGTCCTGGTCGGACGGGGCCAGGCCAGGGCCCTCCAATGCATGCCCTGTGGGAAATCGCCGCCAAAACCTTGA
- a CDS encoding LCP family protein, with amino-acid sequence MTSHKESNHDLPNIRGRARSGPKHSLGFRISHRARKAVAISACAAIAFVAAFVAAAAIEILGSVNVVPSVHQLKAGAKTPKPEDIYKGKTLNVLVLGQDTRSGAGNAAIGGDDPEDAENHQSDTAIVAQIAADRSYINLVPIPRDSMVNAPACTTSSGKTIPARHYVMFNSIFATGYQQGGDVASAASCALTAVNTLTGLDVQQFVVADFNGLKDVIDALGGVNICVPQDTWDGYTGVDIKRGLQHLDGTQATQYARMRHGTGTDGSDIMRTTRQQYLIKSLMNEAKSSDVYSNFGKMFQLSKTSLSALQFSQGLGNVMTLYGLADSMQHIDASHVYSRTLPVEPDPDYPQARVRWSSDAKTVWAALRAEKPLTDAELNQVRQQNLDAAGKQAPSQREQGQRPQAQTQTQGAQGTSPSASANQQETPDPKTGLITRGGQLIDPVTGGIVDSEDGTIRDAGSGQYIGIADRYLSATVCAVPAQK; translated from the coding sequence GTGACCTCACACAAGGAGAGCAACCACGACCTGCCCAACATCCGTGGGCGGGCTCGTTCGGGCCCCAAACACTCGCTTGGATTCCGAATCTCCCACCGGGCCCGCAAGGCCGTAGCCATCAGCGCGTGCGCCGCCATCGCTTTCGTAGCCGCCTTCGTCGCCGCTGCCGCGATCGAGATCCTCGGCAGCGTCAACGTCGTCCCCTCGGTCCACCAGCTCAAGGCCGGTGCCAAGACCCCAAAGCCCGAGGACATTTACAAGGGTAAGACCCTGAACGTACTCGTCCTCGGCCAGGACACACGCTCAGGCGCCGGAAACGCCGCCATCGGCGGCGATGACCCCGAAGACGCCGAGAACCACCAGTCGGACACAGCCATCGTTGCGCAAATCGCCGCTGACCGCTCCTACATTAACCTGGTGCCCATCCCCCGCGACTCAATGGTCAACGCCCCAGCTTGCACGACGAGCTCCGGGAAGACCATTCCCGCCCGGCACTACGTGATGTTCAATTCAATCTTCGCCACCGGCTACCAGCAGGGTGGCGACGTGGCCTCGGCCGCCTCTTGCGCGCTGACGGCGGTCAACACCCTGACCGGTCTGGACGTCCAACAGTTCGTCGTCGCTGATTTCAACGGACTCAAGGACGTGATCGACGCCCTGGGCGGTGTCAATATCTGCGTGCCGCAAGACACTTGGGACGGCTACACCGGCGTCGACATCAAGCGCGGACTGCAACACTTGGATGGCACCCAAGCCACCCAGTACGCGCGTATGCGTCACGGCACCGGCACGGACGGCTCCGACATCATGCGCACCACCCGCCAGCAGTACCTGATCAAGTCGCTGATGAACGAGGCCAAGAGCAGCGATGTCTACTCCAACTTCGGCAAAATGTTCCAACTATCTAAGACCTCCCTGTCGGCCTTGCAGTTCAGCCAGGGCCTGGGCAATGTGATGACCCTGTACGGTCTGGCGGACAGCATGCAACACATCGACGCCTCGCATGTCTACTCAAGGACCCTGCCTGTCGAACCCGATCCCGACTACCCCCAAGCCCGGGTGCGTTGGTCCAGCGACGCCAAGACCGTATGGGCCGCACTCCGAGCGGAGAAACCCCTGACCGATGCCGAGCTCAACCAGGTCAGGCAGCAGAATCTGGATGCCGCTGGCAAACAGGCACCATCCCAACGCGAACAGGGACAGCGGCCCCAGGCTCAGACGCAGACCCAGGGCGCCCAGGGAACGTCCCCCTCGGCTTCGGCAAACCAACAAGAGACCCCCGACCCCAAAACAGGTTTAATCACCCGCGGCGGCCAGCTGATCGACCCAGTAACTGGGGGAATCGTAGATTCCGAAGATGGAACGATCCGGGATGCGGGCAGCGGCCAGTACATCGGCATCGCCGACCGCTACCTGTCCGCCACCGTATGTGCCGTTCCTGCGCAGAAGTGA